One Methanobacteriaceae archaeon genomic region harbors:
- a CDS encoding pantoate kinase: MEVSIFVPSHITGFFQIINHNNPLKKGSRGAGVVMDKGVITRIKTSKTDNKIDISINRKSESFNNSITLKTVELLQKKFYIQSGFKIEHEIQVPIGCGFGTSAACALGTALGLAYIFNLPMTFNEASGVAHQAEVELGTGLGDLISETSGGIVIRLKEGPPGFGKIDKIISEPLYVISKTLGDIDTSSIIQNPSHQRIINRTGEGMLKKLLYDPTPQKFMSLSKEFAEKTALMNENVKEMIDILNEETIGASMAMLGNTAFALSKTPDTSLENSIVSKIDFHGVRFLE; this comes from the coding sequence ATGGAAGTTTCAATATTTGTACCATCCCATATTACTGGCTTTTTTCAAATTATAAATCATAATAATCCTTTAAAAAAAGGTTCCCGTGGTGCAGGCGTGGTTATGGATAAAGGAGTCATAACTAGAATTAAAACTTCTAAAACAGATAATAAAATAGATATAAGTATAAATAGAAAATCTGAATCTTTCAATAATTCTATTACTCTGAAAACTGTTGAATTACTACAAAAAAAATTTTACATTCAAAGTGGGTTTAAAATAGAACATGAAATTCAGGTTCCCATAGGATGTGGATTTGGAACGTCTGCTGCGTGTGCATTAGGAACTGCATTAGGGTTAGCATATATCTTTAATTTACCAATGACTTTTAATGAGGCCTCAGGAGTAGCTCATCAGGCCGAAGTAGAATTAGGGACGGGGTTAGGTGATTTAATCTCGGAAACTTCTGGTGGAATCGTTATCAGATTAAAAGAAGGCCCCCCGGGATTTGGAAAGATTGATAAAATCATCAGCGAGCCTCTTTATGTGATATCAAAAACTTTAGGAGATATAGACACTTCTTCTATTATTCAGAATCCATCTCATCAGAGAATAATTAATCGCACTGGTGAGGGAATGCTTAAGAAATTATTATATGATCCAACACCTCAAAAATTCATGTCATTATCTAAAGAATTTGCTGAGAAGACTGCGCTGATGAATGAAAATGTAAAAGAGATGATTGATATTTTAAATGAAGAAACCATAGGGGCCTCCATGGCTATGCTTGGAAATACAGCTTTTGCCTTATCTAAAACTCCAGATACTAGTCTTGAAAATAGTATTGTAAGTAAAATAGATTTTCATGGAGTTCGGTTTTTAGAATAA
- a CDS encoding histidinol phosphate phosphatase domain-containing protein, with protein sequence MTQRIDLHIHSLFSDGELLPSEIARRACVLDHKAIAITDHVDATNMDCVGRIINAVQDINDNWGITIVPGAEITHAPAEIIPKLAKKAKELGAEVIVVHGETLVEPVIEGTNWAAVNCPDVDILAHPGLITYEEAEIAKENNITLEISSRRGHSLGNGHVGKVALEVGANLIIDTDTHSPNDLINYETAYSYGLGAGLPETEVKKALTTNPERILKNKGLL encoded by the coding sequence ATTACACAAAGAATAGATTTACATATTCACAGTCTTTTTAGTGATGGAGAACTTTTACCATCTGAAATTGCTCGAAGAGCATGTGTTTTAGATCATAAAGCTATTGCCATTACAGACCATGTAGATGCAACCAATATGGATTGTGTGGGCCGCATAATTAATGCTGTACAAGATATAAACGATAATTGGGGCATTACCATTGTTCCTGGCGCTGAAATTACCCATGCTCCTGCTGAAATTATTCCTAAATTGGCTAAAAAAGCTAAAGAATTGGGTGCAGAAGTTATAGTAGTTCACGGGGAAACATTAGTGGAACCAGTTATTGAAGGAACCAACTGGGCGGCTGTAAATTGTCCAGATGTGGACATATTAGCACACCCCGGACTGATTACTTATGAAGAAGCTGAAATAGCTAAAGAAAATAATATAACGCTTGAAATAAGCTCCAGGCGAGGGCATTCATTGGGAAATGGGCATGTGGGAAAAGTTGCCCTGGAAGTAGGAGCGAATTTAATTATAGATACTGATACTCACTCTCCAAACGACCTTATTAATTATGAAACAGCTTATAGTTATGGATTAGGTGCTGGTTTACCCGAAACAGAAGTTAAAAAAGCATTAACTACAAATCCTGAAAGAATTTTAAAAAATAAAGGTTTGTTATAA
- a CDS encoding 2,5-diamino-6-(ribosylamino)-4(3H)-pyrimidinone 5'-phosphate reductase, giving the protein MRPHVILNAAMTLDGKIATRTGSSEISGPEDLKRVHQIRKDSDAIMVGINTILADDPRLTVHKISSNPSDNPLRVVVDSKARTPLKARVLNNDSSTIIAVSKKAPLEKVEKLREKVEVIICGDNRVDLEQLMKKLKIKGINSLMLEGGSTLNFSMLKNGLIDEVRVCVAPMMVGGKDAKTLVDGDGFDFMADAVKLELKKNFILGKDLILEYHVLDK; this is encoded by the coding sequence TCGAACAGGAAGTTCTGAAATTTCAGGCCCAGAAGATTTGAAAAGAGTTCATCAAATTAGAAAGGATTCTGACGCTATCATGGTGGGCATTAACACTATTTTAGCGGATGACCCAAGATTAACTGTGCATAAAATTTCATCTAATCCCTCAGATAATCCTCTAAGAGTAGTGGTTGATAGTAAAGCACGCACACCACTCAAAGCCCGGGTTTTAAACAATGATTCTTCTACAATAATAGCTGTTTCAAAAAAAGCACCTTTAGAAAAAGTAGAAAAACTCAGAGAAAAAGTAGAAGTGATTATTTGTGGGGATAATAGAGTTGATCTGGAACAATTAATGAAAAAACTCAAAATTAAAGGCATCAATAGTCTCATGCTGGAAGGAGGATCTACATTAAACTTTTCTATGCTCAAAAATGGATTAATAGATGAAGTAAGGGTCTGTGTTGCTCCCATGATGGTTGGTGGGAAAGATGCCAAAACATTGGTTGATGGTGATGGCTTCGATTTTATGGCTGATGCAGTCAAACTGGAATTAAAAAAGAATTTTATTTTGGGCAAAGATTTAATTTTAGAATATCATGTCTTAGATAAGTAG